One stretch of Monomorium pharaonis isolate MP-MQ-018 chromosome 10, ASM1337386v2, whole genome shotgun sequence DNA includes these proteins:
- the LOC105836384 gene encoding rab proteins geranylgeranyltransferase component A 1, with amino-acid sequence MEDDLPTEYDVVVVGTGMTESIVAAAASRIGKRVLHLDSNEYYGGLWATFNFDGLQKWIEDLKTVKSNTRNINVNLKENEKFLKASDQYSTVENIGEIWYIFNDADLPDVSSKDTQTESSGDSAAVEGVEKTDQDKADKKENVKQWSIDRIKKEYRRFNIDLAPKLLFARGELVELLISSNIARYAEFRAVSRVATFMDGKLTQVPCSRADVFANKTVSVIEKRMLMQLLTSCMEQGADSPEFDGFRDKTFLEYLNTKNLTPIVQHYVMQAIAMATNRTTCRDGVNRTKHFLNSLGRYGNTPFLWPMYGSGELPQCFCRLCAVFGGIYCLKRQLDGVVVNEDKCKAIISGRQRLALEHLVVGQGHLPPEIVASEGENQISRGIFITDRSIMQGEKESLTLLYYPPEKPDQEAVTLIELGPSTNACPQGLFIVHMTCKRTKNAKEDLAYVVNKFLRAEPLDSNAVRSSSDSHTQTVSPDKRHLQDDRQEKEETEYPVPQVLWSLYLNLPASDIKLSDSAPSNIHLCSGPDLELDFDFAVNQAKNIFKSMYPNEDFLPRAPDPEEIVLEGDEAPGPKFEGGDIAEGEEKQDVEKAEKEE; translated from the exons ATGGAGGACGATCTGCCGACCGAGTACGATGTGGTCGTCGTAGGAACag GTATGACCGAGTCGATCGTCGCCGCGGCGGCAAGCAGGATCGGCAAGAGGGTTCTACATCTGGACAG CAATGAATATTACGGAGGGCTGTGGgctacatttaattttgatggTTTGCAAAAGTGGATAGAAGATTTAAAAACAGTTAAAAGTAACACTAGGAATATAAATGTCAATTTGAAGgagaatgaaaaatttttgaaggctAGTGACCAATATTCTACAGTCGAGAACATAGGAGAAATTTGGTATATTTTCAA TGATGCGGATCTACCTGATGTTTCTTCAAAGGACACCCAAACCGAGAGTTCCGGGGACAGTGCCGCAGTCGAGGGTGTGGAAAAGACTGATCAGGACAAGGCTGACAAAAAGGAGAATGTGAAACAATGGAGCATAGATCGTATCAAGAAGGAATATAGAAGATTTAATATCGATTTGGCGCCTAAA TTATTATTCGCCCGTGGTGAATTAGTAGAACTATTGATTTCCAGCAACATTGCGCGTTACGCCGAATTCCGTGCGGTCTCTAGAGTCGCGACTTTTATGGATGGCAAACTAACACAAGTTCCTTGCTCCCGCGCCGATGTGTTCGCTAATAAAACGGTTAGTGTTATTGAAAAGAGAATGTTGATGCAACTTCTAACATCCTGCATGGAACAAGGTGCCGATAGTCCAGAGTTCGATG gttTCCGTGATAAAACATTCTTAGAATATCTTAATACGAAAAACCTTACGCCTATAGTACAGCATTATGTTATGCAAGCTATTGCAATGGCAACAAACAGAACGACATGTAGAGATGGTGTTAATCGTACGAAACATTTTCTCAATAGTCTTGGACGTTACGGAAATACGCCTTTCTTATGGCCTATGTATGGAAGCGGAGAATTGCCTCAATGTTTCTGCAG acTGTGTGCGGTCTTTGGGGGAATTTATTGCTTAAAGAGACAATTAGACGGCGTAGTAGTTAATGAAGATAAATGCAAGGCCATTATCAGTGGGAGACAGAGATTGGCTTTGGAGCATTTAGTTGTAGGACAGGGACACTTGCCACCAGAAATCGTAGCTTCTGAGGGAGAGAATCAAATTTCGCGTGGAATTTTCATTACCGATAG ATCAATTATGCAAGGTGAAAAGGAAAGTCTAACTCTTTTGTATTATCCGCCGGAAAAACCAGACCAAGAAGCCGTTACTCTAATCGAATTGGGACCATCTACTAATGCTTGCCCTCAAggattat tCATAGTTCATATGACGTGTAAACGTACTAAAAATGCAAAGGAGGATCTGGCATACGTTGTGAATAAGTTCCTGAGAGCAGAACCGCTCGATTCGAATGCTGTACGTAGTTCCTCTGATTCTCATACCCAAACAGTCTCTCCTGATAAACGCCATCTTCag gaTGACCgacaagagaaagaagaaactgAATATCCAGTACCCCAGGTATTATGGTCTTTGTATCTGAATTTACCTGCGAGTGACATTAAATTGAGCGATTCTGCGCCTAGTAATATACATCTGTGTTCTGGACCGGATCTTGAGCTCGATTTCGATTTTGCTGTGAATCAG gctaagaatatttttaagtctATGTATCCAAATGAAGACTTTTTACCACGTGCTCCCGATCCAGAGGAAATTGTTCTGGAAGGCGATGAAGCGCCGGGCCCAAAATTCGAAGGTGGTGATATCGCAGAGGGGGAGGAGAAGCAAGATGTCGAAAAGGCCGAAAAAGAAGAATGA
- the LOC105836385 gene encoding cell division cycle protein 123 homolog — protein MVNDSKLECSFSTWYPMFEKDSLKARILHIPDDVLRYLEHDTFVLPLEAARSLPENSEWADGSPVTYEEEETDYQPTFPEFSQQIQEILDEFDAIFVKTNWSTPADAMWVAPTKTLKCNTLEEVYLLLKSSDRVVKDLNVVKFLRDSENPLPFCLVLKQWCDINPCTEFRCFVMDNELVGISQRDISQYHHSNETEKYDIQTDIKSLFLERIRGRFPLRNYSFDVVRLKKDKVKIIDFGAVNAATTKGTLFTYEELQNDIENTPEFRFIGEEIGIQPKPPVQFCFPQEISEFLQSRDNVTLLEAIQSEVENQRKEHERENADVSES, from the exons ATGGTGAATGATTCGAAACTGGAATGCTCCTTTTCCACTTGGTACCCAATGTTTGAGAAAGATTCGTTGAAGGCTAGGATTCTTCATATTCCCGACGATGTTCTGAGGTATTTGGAGCACGATACATTTGTGCTGCCTCTCGAGGCAGCGAGATCTTTACCAGAGAATTCTGAGTGGGCTGACGGCTCGCCAGTGACATATGAAGAAGAG GAAACAGATTATCAGCCAACATTCCCTGAATTCAGTCAACAAATACAGGAGATATTAGATGAATTTGATGCAATATTTGTCAAAACAAATTGGAGTACACCTGCG GATGCCATGTGGGTTGCACCTACAAAAACCCTCAAATGTAATACTCTAGAAGAAGTGTATTTGTTATTGAAAAGTTCCGATAGGGTTGTCAAAGATCTAAACGTCGTAAAGTTTTTGAGGGACTCTGAGAATCCTCTACCGTTTTGCTTGGTGTTGAAACAATGGTGTGATATTAATCCTTGTACAGAATTTCGCTGTTTTGTTATGGACAACGAGCTTGTTG GTATAAGCCAAAGAGATATATCACAATATCACCATTCCAACGAgacagaaaaatatgatatacaGACGGACATCAAGAGCTTGTTTTTGGAGCGCATCAGAGGCAGATTTCCGTTGCGCAACT aTTCCTTTGACGTTGTACGACTTAAGAAAGATAAGGTAAAAATCATAGATTTTGGTGCAGTAAACGCGGCGACTACGAAAGGAACACTTTTTACATACGAGGAATTACAAAATGATATTGAAAATACACCAGAGTTCCGTTTTATCGGAGAGGAAATAGGTATTCAGCCAAAACCACctgtacaattttgttttccgCAAGAAATCAGCGAGTTTTTGCAATCGAGAGATAATGTTACGTTGCTGGAAGCTATTCAGAGT GAAGTGGAAAATCAACGGAAAGAACATGAAAGAGAAAACGCTGACGTTTCAGAAAGTTGA